In one window of Haladaptatus sp. QDMS2 DNA:
- a CDS encoding type II toxin-antitoxin system VapC family toxin, protein MKDVGREDAAALEKAIELQDQQIPERLSVMTLYELYWGIGYVDRTQAERDNVDAILGTKEVYPVTPAIARKAGRIAGELTRRDEPLNDPSDELIGATGFVHEEPVLTKNVGHFDQIPNLEVETY, encoded by the coding sequence TTGAAAGATGTTGGACGGGAGGATGCGGCCGCCCTCGAGAAAGCCATCGAACTACAAGACCAGCAAATTCCAGAACGCCTCTCCGTGATGACGCTCTATGAACTGTACTGGGGCATCGGCTACGTCGATCGAACGCAGGCCGAACGCGACAACGTCGACGCGATTCTCGGCACAAAGGAGGTGTACCCGGTGACGCCCGCTATCGCGCGGAAAGCGGGACGAATTGCAGGCGAACTCACTCGCCGAGACGAGCCATTGAACGACCCGAGCGACGAACTTATTGGTGCGACAGGGTTCGTCCACGAGGAGCCGGTGCTGACGAAGAACGTCGGCCACTTCGACCAGATTCCGAACCTCGAAGTCGAAACCTACTGA
- a CDS encoding antitoxin VapB family protein, whose protein sequence is MSTDYKNVRLTKDAYHALERRKREGETVSEAVARLARDRPISDLAGLFTDEEVEEIRTAQSRAYDDYSPRHREERE, encoded by the coding sequence GTGAGCACGGACTACAAGAATGTCCGCCTGACGAAGGACGCCTATCACGCACTGGAACGGCGCAAACGCGAGGGCGAGACCGTCTCCGAGGCAGTCGCGCGGCTGGCACGCGACAGACCGATCAGCGACCTTGCCGGACTGTTCACCGACGAAGAGGTCGAAGAAATCCGGACGGCCCAAAGCCGAGCCTACGACGACTATTCCCCTCGCCACCGTGAGGAGCGCGAGTGA
- a CDS encoding ArsR family transcriptional regulator, which produces MPEPDTNPVAEFNLAAEFGAELAAAPTDERVYRVALQLYEPTRVAGVAERAECSPDTARRHLTRLVDIGVLDQVGDSPATYQRNESYFEWRKRNRLKQLSTGQLQTRLTELTAREREFRDQYGVARPDDVDAFDHADYDQLEDVWLDLSEWETVRRRIRRLEDVRQQRTGDFPSEAA; this is translated from the coding sequence ATGCCCGAACCAGACACTAACCCAGTGGCGGAGTTCAACCTTGCCGCCGAGTTCGGGGCTGAGTTGGCTGCAGCACCGACCGACGAGCGTGTCTACCGGGTCGCCCTCCAGCTCTACGAACCGACACGCGTTGCGGGAGTTGCTGAACGGGCAGAGTGCTCACCCGATACTGCACGTCGGCATCTCACCCGGCTCGTCGATATCGGCGTCCTCGACCAGGTCGGCGACTCACCCGCAACCTACCAGCGGAACGAATCGTACTTCGAGTGGCGAAAACGCAACCGGCTCAAACAACTCTCGACGGGTCAACTCCAAACTCGCCTCACAGAGCTAACCGCTCGTGAACGAGAGTTCCGCGACCAGTACGGCGTCGCCCGACCTGACGATGTCGACGCGTTCGACCACGCCGACTACGATCAGCTCGAAGACGTATGGTTAGACCTCAGCGAGTGGGAAACCGTGCGGCGCCGCATTCGCCGACTGGAAGACGTCCGTCAGCAGCGAACGGGTGACTTCCCATCGGAGGCCGCCTGA
- a CDS encoding VirB4 family type IV secretion system protein yields the protein MAGRFNRLLSWLPVGNREQSIDDIDDETFDRAAEILEANGDDLTKENIREQAQYLLEVEDVDEGELRIGIVQDETEQTLADRDVIAPRQLQEVSNLFESGYMVRNDQFVRTLTIHGYPERVPLGWLTDLYTTNDQVRVTQHIEPRDTGSVLRKLQKRLTQLRARLHKKHEKNQTDTHEAEADRDMVKDLIWDIILGETKLFDFAIYIEIIADTEQELDDATERVVETLGTANAKAVTLDKRQIESQDALAPLGDDPIKATQLMQETAVATMFPFIEPAVADPEGVFYGFDGTNTPVLLDRYRLSSYSKAIAGKMGSGKTFAEKHEMYHRMMMDPEIEMLVLDPLGDFVDFANDLGGQVIRFGGQNTVNPLEIRRGIDDVADDPFKKKFRSVMELFRTHFSAVADQSLSKEQEGILRRAVRLAYLKHGITPDPATHENTSPTMQDVLDILHALTDGDRPSAFLELHADADEERVRPEIEQLELRFKEADEKYAYQLLLGLEAFQHGGENDNLNGQTNVELDNRLVVIDMSMFADTGQAPLFMHVMFDWIYQRAQSSDRRTQVTIDEAHYLLRRAATTDMIDLFIRHSRHFNTAITLISQTVDEFIAKSDKKSEEAVEKARNVYNLCDIKQIFHHESVSDAMVDFHGLTPSEQNFIATAQTGEDGGYSECLLAVNDWTKSLALHVNDYEVQVLDDDLDPWEYLVDQRYIDAGDVEYLAQEGRVDDYAIPDSLLDEAGVSTAPQEADD from the coding sequence ATGGCGGGGCGATTCAATCGCCTTCTCTCGTGGCTACCCGTGGGGAATCGCGAGCAAAGCATCGATGATATCGACGACGAGACGTTCGACCGGGCAGCGGAAATCCTCGAAGCGAACGGGGACGACCTCACGAAGGAGAACATCCGCGAACAAGCCCAGTACCTGCTTGAGGTCGAGGACGTTGACGAGGGTGAACTCCGAATCGGCATCGTGCAGGACGAGACCGAGCAGACGCTTGCCGACCGGGATGTCATCGCACCTCGCCAGCTCCAGGAGGTCTCGAATCTCTTCGAGTCGGGCTACATGGTTCGCAATGACCAGTTCGTCCGTACGCTCACCATCCACGGCTACCCCGAGCGCGTTCCCCTCGGGTGGCTTACGGACCTTTACACGACGAACGACCAGGTCCGCGTCACCCAGCATATCGAGCCACGCGATACCGGATCAGTGCTCCGGAAACTCCAGAAGCGTCTCACCCAGTTGCGAGCCCGCCTCCACAAGAAACACGAGAAGAACCAGACCGACACCCACGAGGCAGAGGCGGACCGTGACATGGTCAAAGACCTCATCTGGGACATCATCCTTGGTGAGACGAAGCTCTTCGACTTCGCGATCTATATCGAGATCATCGCTGACACCGAGCAGGAGCTCGACGACGCCACCGAACGCGTCGTCGAAACGCTCGGCACAGCGAATGCCAAGGCAGTCACGCTCGACAAGCGCCAGATCGAATCACAGGACGCCCTCGCCCCGCTCGGCGACGACCCAATCAAAGCGACCCAACTGATGCAGGAAACCGCTGTGGCGACGATGTTCCCCTTCATCGAGCCGGCTGTAGCCGACCCTGAAGGCGTCTTCTATGGGTTCGACGGGACGAACACGCCCGTGCTGCTCGATCGCTACCGGCTCTCGTCGTACTCGAAGGCGATCGCCGGGAAGATGGGGTCGGGTAAGACGTTCGCCGAGAAGCACGAAATGTACCATCGCATGATGATGGACCCCGAGATCGAGATGCTCGTCCTTGATCCGCTCGGGGATTTCGTCGACTTCGCGAACGACCTCGGCGGCCAGGTCATCCGCTTCGGTGGGCAGAATACGGTCAATCCACTCGAAATACGGCGCGGCATCGACGACGTCGCGGACGACCCGTTCAAGAAGAAGTTCCGCTCGGTGATGGAGCTGTTCCGCACGCACTTCTCGGCGGTTGCCGACCAGTCACTGAGCAAGGAGCAGGAAGGCATCCTTCGTCGGGCAGTTCGTCTCGCCTATCTCAAACACGGTATCACTCCCGACCCAGCGACGCACGAAAACACGAGCCCGACGATGCAGGATGTTCTCGACATCCTGCACGCACTCACCGACGGCGACCGACCATCGGCGTTTCTCGAGCTGCACGCGGATGCAGACGAGGAGCGCGTTCGCCCGGAGATCGAACAGCTAGAGCTGCGGTTCAAAGAGGCCGACGAGAAGTACGCCTATCAGCTTCTCCTCGGCCTGGAAGCGTTCCAACACGGTGGGGAGAACGACAATCTGAACGGGCAGACGAACGTCGAACTCGACAACCGGCTGGTCGTCATCGACATGTCGATGTTCGCCGACACGGGACAGGCACCGCTGTTCATGCACGTCATGTTCGACTGGATCTACCAGCGCGCCCAGAGCAGTGACCGCCGGACGCAGGTCACCATCGACGAGGCCCACTACCTCCTGCGGCGAGCGGCGACGACGGACATGATCGACCTGTTCATCCGGCACAGCCGCCACTTCAACACGGCGATCACGCTCATCTCACAGACCGTCGACGAGTTCATCGCGAAGTCCGACAAGAAATCCGAAGAGGCCGTCGAGAAGGCGCGGAACGTCTACAATCTCTGTGACATCAAGCAGATCTTCCATCACGAATCGGTCAGCGACGCAATGGTTGACTTCCACGGTCTCACGCCCTCTGAGCAGAACTTCATCGCGACCGCCCAGACCGGCGAGGACGGTGGCTACTCCGAATGCCTGCTCGCGGTGAACGACTGGACGAAGTCGCTCGCCCTCCACGTCAACGACTACGAAGTCCAGGTCCTCGATGACGACCTCGACCCGTGGGAGTATCTCGTCGACCAGCGATACATCGACGCCGGCGACGTCGAGTATCTCGCCCAAGAGGGTCGTGTTGACGACTACGCGATTCCGGACTCGTTGCTCGATGAGGCCGGTGTCTCGACAGCACCGCAAGAGGCCGATGACTAA
- a CDS encoding DNA primase translates to MALSWREATREELHTYYTEAFPEYVDELPSFVTVDGPREFAIAFREGYPIRKQDAPDRSFIRRNTWQTSRSGDRTVQQFEATENFVEFIQHPARYDPAQGSAYALADPDLLDRPEPRPDAVYYALDHWDRPWVLAVDIDAKDIAAERASRETTTGESTDDVETEQLRAAGILDSPPEGYPYSFDDIEQALDYGFAVQEIFEDDFAADETMVVYSGQGCHVYLLDTDREHHYDEQSREVINDLLLDEYEIPIDPVVTADRRRVMRLPYSLHADVSRVVQPIDGPGFDFRTEATPNFLDS, encoded by the coding sequence ATGGCCCTCTCATGGCGAGAGGCGACACGAGAGGAACTCCACACCTACTACACGGAGGCGTTTCCCGAGTACGTTGACGAACTCCCCTCATTCGTTACCGTCGATGGGCCCAGAGAATTCGCTATTGCGTTTCGTGAGGGATACCCGATCCGGAAGCAGGACGCTCCGGATCGGTCGTTCATTCGCCGCAATACGTGGCAAACGAGTCGGTCAGGCGACCGGACAGTGCAGCAGTTCGAGGCGACTGAGAACTTCGTCGAGTTCATTCAGCACCCCGCACGGTACGACCCCGCTCAGGGCAGTGCCTACGCCCTCGCCGATCCGGACCTCTTGGATCGACCGGAGCCACGCCCCGACGCGGTCTACTATGCGCTCGATCACTGGGATCGGCCGTGGGTGCTCGCAGTCGATATCGACGCGAAAGACATCGCCGCAGAGCGCGCTTCCCGTGAAACCACCACTGGTGAATCAACCGACGATGTCGAGACTGAGCAGCTTCGAGCCGCCGGGATACTCGACAGCCCCCCTGAGGGATATCCCTACTCGTTCGACGATATCGAGCAGGCCCTCGACTACGGCTTTGCAGTCCAAGAGATCTTCGAGGATGACTTCGCGGCCGACGAGACGATGGTCGTCTACTCGGGCCAGGGCTGTCACGTCTACCTGCTCGATACGGATCGCGAACACCACTACGACGAACAAAGCCGCGAGGTCATCAACGACCTGCTGCTCGACGAATATGAGATTCCCATCGACCCAGTCGTCACGGCCGATCGACGCCGGGTAATGCGGCTACCCTACTCGCTACACGCCGATGTCTCGCGTGTCGTCCAGCCCATCGACGGTCCAGGATTCGACTTCCGAACCGAGGCGACGCCCAACTTCCTTGACTCATGA
- a CDS encoding primase-associated protein, protein MSRDTPVDDEYTAYRVAALPRDEGEFQLTQLFERGYQRWMVDGEQQTEKMLADIERFTTEAFAPSTREQAAERPYVDDPGALAILTTLGAVCIMDHPKLADTPSRHLALLGDLRELYVNNIGSLVREYDDWSLHQEIAETLYAKAPGEDGVHPGRVCTDITTRPEFGEGYYLEIPLVAASRKCLARAEGDENQQGEIQAHIADNHLYVPVSDFMEKYREYAEDAFGRLLAVQETALTADQRSWLTANESAITDRIDRFFQAGQTHRVWENWSRQKRDIRTIINAVKAADADTAQLDEPQTARDLHEALEGYEPDRTWERHACNSFSTPRSLGNTLTAMQNHASVSVEHKWENRYTLTEYSDGARPIHVDGLEDLFELPCLAAMDDRLHEKKPVRKDLFNLVRMAWWLPQYRDASTEEFISDVKALFSRWSWYDDEVTEYQIRYELDNDIGGEIPLPMNCANDDMQRYCIGRDQCPYSIYGSLPFPEEMYEQIDDQPKHAPQ, encoded by the coding sequence ATGAGTCGAGACACTCCAGTAGACGACGAGTATACGGCGTACCGAGTGGCCGCCCTTCCACGGGACGAAGGCGAGTTCCAGCTCACGCAGCTGTTCGAGCGTGGGTATCAGCGCTGGATGGTCGATGGCGAGCAGCAAACGGAGAAGATGCTTGCAGATATCGAGCGGTTCACCACCGAAGCGTTCGCGCCGAGCACGCGAGAGCAGGCAGCCGAGCGCCCCTATGTGGACGATCCGGGAGCGCTAGCCATCCTCACGACGCTCGGGGCAGTCTGCATCATGGACCATCCGAAACTCGCGGATACGCCGTCCCGTCATCTCGCGCTCCTCGGTGATCTTCGCGAACTCTACGTCAACAATATCGGGTCGCTCGTTCGCGAGTACGATGACTGGTCGCTCCATCAGGAGATCGCCGAAACCCTCTACGCGAAAGCACCCGGCGAGGACGGCGTCCATCCAGGACGTGTCTGTACGGACATCACGACCCGTCCTGAGTTTGGCGAGGGGTACTATCTCGAAATCCCACTCGTCGCCGCCTCACGAAAATGTCTGGCTCGTGCAGAGGGCGATGAGAACCAGCAGGGAGAGATTCAGGCCCACATCGCGGACAACCACCTGTACGTCCCCGTCTCGGATTTCATGGAGAAATACCGCGAGTACGCAGAAGACGCGTTCGGACGTCTGCTCGCGGTGCAAGAAACGGCGCTGACTGCAGACCAGCGGAGCTGGCTCACCGCGAACGAATCAGCGATCACCGACCGCATCGACCGGTTCTTCCAGGCCGGGCAGACCCACCGTGTGTGGGAGAACTGGAGTCGGCAGAAGCGCGATATCCGGACGATCATCAACGCCGTCAAAGCCGCGGACGCCGACACTGCACAGCTCGATGAGCCGCAGACAGCACGAGATCTGCACGAGGCGCTGGAGGGGTACGAGCCTGACCGGACGTGGGAACGGCATGCCTGTAACTCCTTTTCGACGCCACGGAGTCTGGGGAACACCCTGACCGCGATGCAGAATCACGCGAGCGTCTCTGTCGAGCACAAGTGGGAGAATCGCTATACGCTCACCGAGTACAGCGATGGGGCGCGCCCCATACACGTCGACGGCCTCGAGGACTTGTTCGAACTGCCCTGTCTGGCGGCGATGGACGACCGTCTCCACGAGAAGAAGCCTGTTCGGAAGGATCTGTTCAATTTGGTGCGGATGGCGTGGTGGCTCCCCCAGTACCGGGACGCGAGTACGGAGGAATTCATCAGCGACGTGAAAGCCCTGTTCTCGCGGTGGTCCTGGTATGACGACGAGGTGACGGAGTACCAGATCCGGTACGAACTCGACAACGATATCGGCGGTGAAATCCCCCTCCCGATGAATTGTGCGAATGATGATATGCAGCGGTACTGCATCGGACGTGACCAGTGCCCCTACTCGATCTATGGGAGCCTTCCGTTCCCAGAAGAGATGTACGAGCAGATCGACGACCAGCCGAAACACGCGCCGCAGTAG